The proteins below are encoded in one region of Brevundimonas fontaquae:
- a CDS encoding Hsp70 family protein: MTATKPMTIGIDFGTTNTVVALTDADGLAHLVTFDAVEAQTTTFRSALSFQTHPGVDGQPPERVVEAGPWAIAAYVEDPLETRFIQSFKTFAASAAFTETRIDNKRYAFEDLLAAFLLRLRHHAGDALTDAPPAVIVGRPVTFAGGNPDETLALSRYQTAFQRLGFTDIRYAHEPVGAAFYFARQLKADATVLVADFGGGTSDFSIIRFEHTPNGLRSTPLARSGVGVAGDAFDYRIIDQLVSPELGKGGLYSSVGKQLPIPQRYYSAFARWDQLALLRASRDMRDIRALARTALEPEKIERLIEVLDDNHGHDLYRAVSTLKMALSAEETATFLFQAGGVHIEKPVARADFERWIAPELAAIEGAVDQAMARSGLAPDAIDRVFLTGGTSFVPAVRALFQNRFGAERIETGGEFESIAAGLALIGREADLDLWSEKAV; encoded by the coding sequence ATGACGGCGACGAAACCGATGACGATCGGGATCGATTTCGGCACGACCAATACGGTCGTGGCCCTGACCGATGCGGACGGCCTCGCCCATCTCGTGACCTTCGACGCGGTCGAGGCTCAAACGACGACCTTCCGCTCGGCGCTCAGCTTCCAGACCCATCCGGGCGTGGACGGCCAGCCGCCCGAGCGCGTTGTCGAGGCCGGGCCCTGGGCCATCGCCGCCTATGTCGAGGATCCGCTGGAGACCCGCTTCATCCAGTCGTTCAAGACTTTCGCCGCCAGCGCCGCCTTCACCGAAACCCGGATCGACAACAAGCGCTACGCCTTTGAGGATCTGCTGGCCGCCTTCCTGCTGCGCCTGCGCCACCACGCCGGCGACGCCCTGACGGATGCCCCGCCCGCCGTCATCGTCGGCCGTCCCGTCACCTTTGCGGGCGGCAATCCGGACGAGACCCTGGCCCTGTCGCGCTATCAGACGGCGTTCCAGCGGCTGGGCTTCACCGACATCCGCTATGCGCACGAGCCGGTCGGCGCCGCCTTCTATTTCGCGCGCCAACTGAAGGCGGACGCGACGGTCCTCGTCGCCGACTTCGGCGGCGGCACCAGCGACTTCTCCATCATCCGGTTCGAACATACGCCCAACGGCCTGCGGTCGACGCCGCTGGCCCGCTCGGGCGTCGGCGTGGCGGGCGACGCCTTCGACTACCGGATCATCGACCAGCTGGTCTCGCCCGAATTGGGCAAGGGCGGTCTGTACAGCTCCGTTGGCAAACAACTGCCGATTCCCCAGCGGTATTATTCCGCCTTCGCCCGCTGGGATCAGCTGGCCCTGCTGCGCGCCTCACGCGACATGCGCGACATCCGCGCCCTGGCCCGCACCGCGCTGGAGCCCGAGAAGATCGAGCGCCTGATTGAGGTGCTGGACGACAACCATGGCCATGACCTGTACCGCGCCGTCTCAACGCTGAAGATGGCCTTGTCGGCCGAGGAAACCGCCACCTTCCTGTTCCAGGCCGGCGGCGTCCATATCGAAAAGCCGGTCGCCCGCGCCGATTTCGAACGCTGGATCGCGCCGGAACTGGCCGCCATCGAGGGCGCGGTGGATCAGGCGATGGCCCGCAGCGGCCTGGCGCCCGACGCCATCGACCGCGTCTTCCTGACCGGAGGCACCTCCTTCGTGCCGGCCGTGCGGGCGCTTTTCCAGAACCGCTTCGGCGCAGAGCGGATCGAGACGGGCGGCGAGTTCGAATCCATCGCGGCCGGCCTGGCGCTGATCGGGCGCGAGGCGGATCTGGACCTGTGGAGCGAAAAGGCGGTCTAG
- a CDS encoding acyl-CoA dehydrogenase family protein, with translation MPLILTEEQTMLQDAADGFLIEQAPIAHLRKLRDERDADGVSRDLWRAFGEMGFAGVIIPEALGGMGLGAVEAGVIAESLGRTLTPSPYLGSSILSAKVLIDGGSQVQQAWLPRIAAGEAILSLAVDEGAKHAPSRITTRAERAGNGFKLNGAKAFVLDGHVADALIVVATADEGTTLFLVDPATAGVAVERTVMVDAHNAARITLSDVALDADAVIGAVGDGEVLVDGALNLGRACAASSLTGAGDQAFKTTMDYLRTRKQFGKLIGEFQALQHRAAHLFSELELARAATIGAQIALDEGREDAPLAASIAKAKAGRVAELAVQEAVQMHGGVGMTDEFDVGLFMKRVRVLNELLGDAGFHAERVARAQGF, from the coding sequence ATGCCGCTGATCCTGACCGAAGAACAGACGATGTTGCAGGACGCCGCCGACGGCTTCCTGATCGAACAGGCGCCGATCGCGCATCTGAGAAAGCTGCGGGACGAGCGGGACGCCGACGGCGTGTCGCGCGACCTGTGGCGGGCCTTTGGCGAGATGGGTTTCGCCGGCGTCATCATCCCCGAGGCGCTGGGCGGCATGGGGCTGGGCGCGGTCGAGGCCGGGGTGATCGCCGAGAGCCTGGGACGCACCCTGACGCCGTCGCCGTATCTCGGCTCGTCGATCCTGTCGGCCAAGGTGCTGATCGACGGCGGATCGCAGGTGCAGCAGGCCTGGCTGCCCAGGATCGCGGCGGGCGAGGCGATCCTGTCGCTGGCGGTGGACGAGGGCGCGAAACACGCGCCGTCGCGGATCACCACGAGGGCCGAGCGGGCGGGCAACGGCTTCAAGCTGAACGGCGCCAAGGCCTTTGTGCTGGACGGCCATGTGGCGGACGCCCTGATCGTGGTCGCCACGGCGGACGAGGGCACGACGCTGTTCCTGGTCGATCCGGCGACGGCGGGCGTCGCGGTCGAGCGCACGGTGATGGTGGACGCGCACAATGCGGCGCGGATCACGCTGAGCGATGTGGCGCTCGACGCCGATGCAGTGATCGGCGCGGTCGGGGATGGGGAGGTGCTGGTGGACGGCGCGCTGAACCTGGGGCGGGCCTGCGCGGCCTCCAGCCTGACGGGCGCCGGCGATCAAGCGTTCAAGACGACGATGGATTACCTGCGGACCCGCAAACAGTTCGGAAAGCTGATCGGCGAGTTCCAGGCGCTGCAACACCGCGCTGCGCATCTGTTCTCGGAGCTGGAGCTTGCGCGCGCGGCGACGATCGGCGCCCAGATCGCCCTCGACGAGGGGCGCGAGGACGCGCCGCTGGCCGCCTCCATCGCCAAGGCCAAGGCCGGGCGGGTCGCCGAGCTGGCGGTGCAGGAGGCGGTCCAGATGCATGGCGGCGTCGGCATGACCGACGAATTCGACGTCGGCCTGTTCATGAAGCGGGTGCGGGTCCTGAACGAACTGCTGGGCGATGCTGGCTTCCACGCCGAACGGGTGGCGCGGGCGCAAGGATTCTAG
- the rodA gene encoding rod shape-determining protein RodA, whose amino-acid sequence MTASALSRPGERERVSTKLGQIDWRLTALLCVVSGTGALMLYSVAGGSWSPWAMKHLIRFGMCLALMLMLSLISIRYWFALAYPIYGMALFMLALVETPLGYTALGATRWLDLGFTRIQPSEIMKIGVVLALARWYHGASAKEASFHWKLIFPVGIIGLPFLLVAHQPDLGSAMLIGLTGAAIMFVAGLSWRIILPLIIAAAVLVPPYVMFGMHDYQRHRVLTFLNPEADMSDKGYQIVQSKIAMGSGGPLGRGFGLGSQSQLEFLPERQTDFIFAAFAEEFGFVGTFTLLASYAAIILISLRIASLSHSHFGRLAASGVTATFALYVLINGAMVMGLAPVVGVPMPLLSYGGTVMLTVMIGFGLVMATRVHRYAELPKGHGLI is encoded by the coding sequence TTGACCGCCTCGGCCCTGTCACGTCCCGGCGAGCGCGAACGCGTCTCGACCAAGCTCGGCCAGATCGACTGGCGGCTGACGGCCTTGCTGTGCGTTGTGTCCGGCACCGGCGCCCTGATGCTGTATTCGGTGGCCGGCGGATCGTGGTCGCCCTGGGCGATGAAGCACCTGATCCGGTTCGGCATGTGTCTGGCGCTGATGCTGATGCTGTCGCTGATCAGCATCCGCTACTGGTTCGCCCTGGCCTATCCCATTTACGGGATGGCGCTGTTCATGCTGGCGCTGGTGGAGACGCCGCTTGGCTATACGGCCTTGGGCGCCACGCGATGGCTGGACCTGGGCTTCACCCGCATTCAGCCGTCCGAGATCATGAAGATCGGCGTCGTGCTGGCCTTGGCGCGTTGGTATCACGGCGCATCGGCCAAGGAGGCGAGTTTCCATTGGAAGCTGATCTTCCCGGTCGGGATCATCGGCTTGCCGTTCTTGCTGGTCGCGCACCAGCCGGACCTGGGATCGGCCATGCTGATCGGTTTGACGGGCGCGGCGATCATGTTCGTCGCCGGACTGAGCTGGCGGATCATCCTGCCGCTGATCATCGCCGCCGCCGTGCTGGTGCCGCCCTATGTGATGTTCGGCATGCATGACTATCAGCGTCACCGGGTGCTGACCTTCCTGAACCCCGAGGCCGACATGTCGGACAAGGGCTATCAGATCGTGCAGTCCAAGATCGCCATGGGTTCCGGCGGGCCGCTGGGGCGCGGGTTCGGCCTGGGCAGCCAGAGCCAGCTGGAGTTCCTGCCCGAACGCCAGACCGACTTCATCTTCGCCGCTTTCGCCGAGGAGTTCGGCTTCGTGGGCACCTTCACGCTTCTGGCCTCCTATGCCGCCATCATCCTGATCTCATTGAGGATCGCCTCGCTGTCGCACAGTCACTTCGGGCGATTGGCGGCGTCGGGCGTGACGGCGACATTCGCGCTCTATGTGCTGATCAACGGGGCGATGGTGATGGGGCTGGCGCCGGTCGTGGGCGTGCCGATGCCGCTCTTGTCCTATGGCGGCACCGTCATGCTGACCGTCATGATCGGTTTCGGTCTGGTGATGGCGACGCGGGTTCACCGCTATGCCGAACTGCCCAAGGGTCACGGCCTGATCTGA
- a CDS encoding potassium-transporting ATPase subunit F encodes MTMIAMLWGAGALVVAVYMVAALLRPERF; translated from the coding sequence ATGACGATGATCGCCATGCTCTGGGGGGCGGGGGCGCTGGTCGTCGCCGTTTACATGGTCGCGGCGCTGCTGCGGCCCGAGCGGTTCTGA
- the kdpA gene encoding potassium-transporting ATPase subunit KdpA: MNIQGWGEIALTLGLAVMLGWPIGVYMSRVWNGERTWLDPVLKPVEAVFYGAAGVDPKRSQGWLGYAGALLAFNLAGFVLLYAILRLQGVLPLNAQGFAGVSPHLAFNTAVSFVTNTNWQSYGGEATLSTFTQMVGLTVQNFVSAATGATIAAALARAFVANRGEGVGNFWADLTRTTLYVLLPAALILAVALSGLGIVQSLAAHVTATGVEGGSQTLPLFPAASQVAIKQLGINGGGVFNVNGAHPFENPNAITNLLTAVAINVMGWAAFFAFGRTAMAGRDIRALAAAALILLSAASAAMYVIETQPAPALVAAHVDSSVNMEGKEVRFGAPASTVWSVVTTGASNGSVNSMHASFMPLGGGLQMFLMQLGEILPGGVGSGIAIMVVMALLSVFVAGLMVGRTPEYLGKKIEAREIQFAMIAVLILPLAILGFTAVSAVFPTALAGLLNKGPHGLSEILYAYTSAAANNGSAFAGLTANAPWWNTTLGLGMLFGRFIPAVAVLAIAGSLVVKPKLAPSPGTLPTDNGLFIGLLIGVILILGGLQFLPALALGPIVEHFQVLAAVAGA; the protein is encoded by the coding sequence ATGAACATTCAAGGATGGGGCGAGATCGCCCTGACCCTTGGGCTGGCCGTAATGCTCGGCTGGCCCATCGGCGTTTATATGTCGCGCGTCTGGAACGGCGAGCGGACCTGGCTCGATCCGGTGCTGAAGCCGGTCGAGGCGGTCTTCTACGGCGCGGCGGGCGTCGATCCAAAACGCAGCCAGGGCTGGCTGGGATACGCCGGCGCCCTTTTGGCCTTCAACCTGGCGGGCTTTGTCCTGCTGTATGCGATCCTGCGTCTGCAGGGCGTGCTGCCGCTGAACGCGCAAGGGTTCGCAGGCGTGTCGCCGCATCTGGCCTTCAACACCGCCGTCAGCTTCGTGACCAACACCAACTGGCAGAGCTATGGCGGGGAGGCGACCCTGTCGACCTTCACCCAGATGGTCGGCCTGACGGTGCAAAACTTCGTTTCGGCGGCGACGGGCGCGACAATCGCGGCGGCCCTGGCGCGCGCTTTTGTGGCCAATCGCGGCGAGGGGGTCGGCAACTTCTGGGCCGATCTGACGCGCACGACCCTGTATGTCCTGCTGCCCGCCGCCCTGATCCTGGCCGTGGCCTTGTCGGGTCTCGGCATCGTTCAGAGCCTGGCGGCCCATGTGACGGCGACCGGCGTCGAGGGCGGATCCCAGACCTTGCCGCTGTTCCCGGCCGCCAGCCAAGTGGCGATCAAACAGCTGGGCATCAACGGCGGCGGCGTCTTCAACGTCAACGGCGCCCATCCGTTCGAGAACCCGAACGCCATCACCAATCTGCTGACCGCCGTGGCGATCAACGTCATGGGCTGGGCGGCCTTCTTCGCCTTCGGCCGCACCGCCATGGCGGGACGCGACATCCGCGCCCTGGCGGCGGCGGCCCTGATCCTGCTGAGCGCCGCCAGCGCGGCCATGTATGTGATCGAGACCCAGCCGGCCCCGGCCCTGGTCGCCGCCCATGTCGACAGTTCGGTCAACATGGAGGGCAAGGAGGTCCGCTTCGGCGCGCCCGCCTCGACCGTCTGGTCCGTGGTCACGACCGGCGCCTCGAACGGCTCGGTCAACTCGATGCACGCCAGCTTCATGCCCTTGGGCGGCGGGTTGCAGATGTTCCTGATGCAGTTGGGTGAAATTCTGCCCGGCGGCGTCGGTTCGGGCATCGCCATCATGGTCGTCATGGCCCTGCTGTCGGTCTTCGTCGCCGGCCTGATGGTCGGGCGCACTCCGGAATATCTGGGCAAGAAGATCGAGGCGCGCGAGATCCAGTTCGCCATGATCGCGGTGCTGATCCTGCCGCTGGCCATCCTTGGCTTCACCGCCGTGTCGGCCGTCTTCCCGACGGCGCTGGCGGGCCTGCTGAACAAGGGGCCGCACGGCCTGTCGGAGATCCTCTACGCCTACACCTCGGCGGCGGCGAACAACGGCTCGGCCTTTGCGGGTCTGACCGCCAACGCCCCCTGGTGGAACACGACCCTGGGGCTGGGCATGCTGTTCGGGCGGTTCATTCCGGCCGTCGCCGTCCTGGCCATCGCCGGCAGTCTGGTGGTCAAGCCCAAGCTGGCGCCCAGCCCCGGCACCCTGCCGACCGACAACGGCCTGTTCATCGGCCTGCTGATCGGCGTGATCCTCATCCTCGGCGGCCTGCAGTTCCTGCCCGCCCTCGCCCTGGGACCGATCGTCGAGCACTTCCAGGTGCTCGCGGCGGTCGCCGGCGCCTGA
- a CDS encoding acyl-CoA dehydrogenase family protein produces the protein MTDLEQFRAETRAWLEANCPAECRGPMADDEMIWGGRNPTFKTPAHKLWLERMGARGWTAPEWPAEYGGGGLSREEAKVLASELRRIKAQPALASFGVWMLGPALLAFGTEEQKKRFLPEIVRGEIRWCQGYSEPGAGSDLASIQTKADDKGDHWIVNGQKIWTSYADKADWIFCLVRTDPEAPKHLGISFVLFDMKTPGVTTRPITLISGKSPFCETFFDDVRVEKENLVGTLNRGWDVAKYLLAHERTMIGAMGEVGGGRPVGQVVLDAIGADEAGRLDEPMLRARIADLEIDAAAFRLAMERVGDQVKAKQAHPAIASMLKYYGSELNKRRHELLMAAGGADALEWEGERSHDGKAARDWLRTKANSIEGGTSEVQLNIIAKHLLQLPGA, from the coding sequence ATGACCGATCTGGAGCAATTCCGCGCCGAGACGCGCGCCTGGCTGGAGGCGAACTGCCCGGCCGAATGTCGCGGGCCGATGGCCGACGACGAGATGATCTGGGGCGGGCGAAATCCCACCTTCAAGACCCCGGCGCACAAGCTGTGGCTGGAGCGGATGGGCGCGCGGGGCTGGACGGCGCCGGAATGGCCGGCGGAATACGGCGGAGGCGGCCTCAGTCGCGAGGAGGCCAAGGTGCTGGCCTCCGAACTGCGCCGCATCAAGGCCCAACCGGCCCTGGCCAGTTTCGGCGTCTGGATGCTGGGCCCGGCGCTGCTGGCCTTTGGGACCGAAGAGCAGAAGAAACGCTTCCTGCCGGAGATCGTGCGCGGCGAGATCCGCTGGTGCCAGGGCTATTCCGAGCCGGGCGCGGGGTCGGACCTGGCCTCGATCCAGACGAAGGCAGACGACAAGGGCGACCACTGGATCGTCAACGGCCAGAAAATCTGGACCTCCTACGCCGACAAGGCCGACTGGATCTTCTGCCTGGTGCGCACGGACCCTGAGGCGCCCAAACATCTGGGCATCAGCTTCGTGCTGTTCGACATGAAGACGCCGGGCGTGACGACGCGGCCGATCACCCTGATTTCAGGCAAGTCGCCCTTCTGCGAAACCTTCTTCGACGATGTCCGGGTGGAGAAGGAAAACCTGGTCGGGACGCTGAACCGGGGCTGGGACGTGGCCAAATATCTGCTGGCGCACGAGCGGACCATGATCGGCGCGATGGGCGAGGTCGGCGGCGGGCGGCCTGTGGGGCAGGTGGTGCTGGACGCCATCGGCGCCGATGAGGCGGGGCGGCTGGACGAGCCGATGCTCCGCGCGCGTATCGCGGACCTGGAGATCGACGCCGCCGCCTTCCGTCTGGCGATGGAACGGGTCGGCGATCAGGTGAAGGCCAAACAGGCGCACCCGGCCATCGCCTCCATGCTGAAATACTATGGCTCCGAGCTGAACAAGCGGCGTCATGAACTGCTGATGGCGGCGGGCGGGGCCGATGCGCTGGAATGGGAGGGCGAGCGGTCGCATGACGGCAAGGCGGCGCGCGACTGGCTGCGGACCAAGGCCAACTCCATCGAGGGCGGCACCAGCGAGGTTCAGTTGAACATCATCGCCAAACACCTGCTGCAACTGCCGGGAGCGTGA